From one Henriciella marina DSM 19595 genomic stretch:
- a CDS encoding DUF4159 domain-containing protein — MTLGPFLLGAPLALLGLIALPVIWYILRATPPAPQEAALPSLRLLDDVEPQDETPARTPWWILLIRILAAAAAIIGLAKPIYAPGAQATGEASGPVLVVMDNGWTSTPRWSEMRSAASAALNGAGRDTAGHILLTAPRSLNTDPGERLTRTDLSARLDSLDPVSWGVDREDALERLDASGIQPGRILWVSDGLHPQSASDFADALAARAPLSVYAAPPRGPFAISGLVSQADGAALTLHRVNTGDAAQTYVSALTLDGAALATAEAEFAVGETTATARFDVPAAALARVERFAITGEQGAGSLWLWDSSARSRRVGLVSGDATAQPLLSDMHYVRQALEPFAHITDGSIEELVAANPDAIIMTDIGQLAPDLEERMTAWVEDGGALIRFAGPRLAAQADSLVPTPLRRSSRAIGGALTWEEPQSIGSYPETSPFAGLAAPADIKIRQQVLARPDPELTSRTWARLQDGSPLVTGASRGQGTIVLFHVTAGPDWSDLPYSGTFVEMLRRAIAAGRGETAEDAEGTYTPEVVVNGYGQLVSPGPNASPIAAADFGGLVPSEANPPGLYRGPAGTRAVNTAAGGIPALVTTWPAGTELLGDAQAQTVRLGGLLLGFAGLLIALDLIIALAIAGRLPVLRRGAHAALIALGAFTLIPMADRPAEARQFDDMRPNLYSYGVSPGYGTEIEQTGEIDKAMEALLEMRLAYIETGDATVDRTTRAGLRGLSLVLFRRTSVEPAEPHAVDPETDALDVYPMIVIGLPDNAEPLSSRAVERLNVYLRNGGALFIDTRRGGSVAGTNSFADLDRVLPGLDTPPLQPVPQDHVMTRSFYLIDGFPGRYQDRQLWIESSGVGEQATRRGDGVSGLIIGDADYLAAWAIDDNGRPLLSVDGGDEQREMARRFGVNLIMYVLTGNYKEDQVHIPALLERLGEGEDGETAPPVGAPGEIDLEEILRRQEQQPE, encoded by the coding sequence ATGACGCTCGGACCATTCCTTCTGGGGGCCCCGCTCGCGCTGCTCGGCCTCATCGCGCTGCCGGTGATCTGGTACATCCTGCGCGCCACGCCGCCTGCCCCGCAGGAGGCCGCCCTGCCATCGCTGCGCCTGCTCGACGATGTCGAACCGCAGGACGAGACCCCGGCACGCACCCCCTGGTGGATCCTGCTTATCCGGATACTGGCCGCCGCTGCCGCAATCATCGGCCTCGCCAAACCAATCTACGCGCCGGGCGCGCAGGCAACAGGCGAAGCCAGCGGTCCTGTTCTCGTCGTGATGGACAATGGCTGGACCAGCACACCGCGATGGAGCGAGATGCGGTCTGCCGCCTCCGCCGCGCTAAACGGCGCAGGCCGCGACACGGCGGGCCACATCCTTTTGACCGCGCCGCGCAGCCTCAATACGGACCCGGGCGAACGGCTGACCCGAACCGATCTCTCGGCACGGCTCGATTCCCTTGATCCTGTGTCGTGGGGCGTCGACCGCGAAGATGCGCTAGAGCGTCTCGACGCGTCCGGCATCCAGCCGGGCCGTATCCTCTGGGTCAGCGACGGGCTCCACCCCCAGTCGGCTAGCGACTTTGCAGACGCGCTTGCGGCCCGTGCCCCGCTCAGCGTTTACGCGGCCCCGCCGCGCGGCCCGTTTGCCATCAGCGGCCTTGTCTCGCAGGCTGATGGCGCCGCGCTCACCCTTCACCGCGTCAACACAGGCGACGCGGCGCAGACCTACGTCTCCGCCCTCACACTGGACGGCGCAGCTCTTGCCACCGCCGAAGCCGAATTTGCCGTCGGCGAGACCACTGCCACGGCCCGCTTCGATGTGCCTGCCGCCGCTCTTGCCCGGGTCGAGCGGTTTGCCATCACAGGCGAGCAGGGCGCAGGCAGTCTCTGGCTTTGGGACTCGTCTGCCCGCTCGCGGCGCGTCGGTCTTGTCTCCGGCGATGCGACCGCCCAGCCGCTTCTCTCGGACATGCACTATGTCCGCCAGGCGCTCGAACCCTTTGCCCATATCACTGACGGGTCGATTGAAGAGCTGGTCGCCGCTAACCCCGACGCCATCATCATGACCGATATTGGCCAGCTCGCCCCTGATCTTGAAGAGCGCATGACCGCATGGGTCGAAGATGGCGGCGCGCTCATCCGGTTTGCAGGCCCACGGCTTGCCGCGCAGGCCGACAGCCTCGTGCCGACACCGCTTCGCCGCTCCTCGCGCGCGATTGGCGGGGCGCTCACCTGGGAAGAGCCGCAAAGCATTGGCAGCTATCCCGAAACCTCTCCTTTCGCGGGCCTCGCGGCCCCTGCCGACATCAAGATCCGGCAACAGGTTCTCGCCCGTCCTGACCCAGAGCTCACCAGCCGGACATGGGCGCGGCTGCAGGACGGCTCACCGCTCGTCACGGGCGCCAGCCGCGGACAGGGCACGATCGTCCTCTTTCACGTGACCGCCGGGCCCGACTGGTCCGACCTCCCCTACTCAGGCACCTTCGTTGAAATGCTCCGGCGCGCCATCGCCGCGGGCCGCGGTGAAACCGCTGAGGACGCCGAAGGCACCTATACGCCAGAGGTTGTGGTCAATGGCTACGGCCAGCTCGTCAGCCCCGGCCCGAACGCTTCGCCCATCGCTGCCGCCGACTTTGGCGGTCTTGTCCCGTCAGAAGCAAACCCGCCCGGTCTCTATCGCGGCCCGGCTGGCACGCGCGCCGTCAATACCGCTGCCGGCGGCATCCCTGCCCTCGTCACCACCTGGCCCGCTGGCACAGAGCTGTTGGGCGATGCACAGGCCCAGACGGTGCGCCTTGGCGGCTTGCTTCTCGGGTTTGCTGGTCTCCTGATCGCGCTCGACCTCATCATCGCGCTCGCCATCGCCGGGCGCCTGCCGGTCCTGCGGCGCGGGGCACACGCCGCCCTTATCGCGCTTGGGGCCTTCACCCTCATTCCGATGGCCGACAGGCCAGCCGAAGCCCGCCAGTTCGATGACATGCGGCCAAACCTCTACAGCTACGGCGTCTCGCCCGGCTATGGCACCGAAATCGAACAGACAGGCGAGATCGACAAGGCGATGGAAGCGCTGCTGGAAATGCGCCTCGCCTATATCGAGACCGGCGACGCCACGGTCGACCGCACCACGCGCGCAGGCTTGCGCGGTCTCTCGCTTGTTCTCTTCCGCCGCACCTCCGTTGAACCGGCAGAACCACACGCCGTCGATCCGGAAACCGACGCGCTGGACGTCTATCCGATGATCGTCATCGGCCTGCCGGACAACGCCGAACCGCTCAGCTCCCGCGCGGTTGAGCGCCTCAACGTCTACCTCCGCAATGGCGGCGCGCTCTTCATCGATACCCGACGCGGCGGCAGCGTCGCAGGCACCAACAGCTTTGCCGACCTCGACCGCGTCCTGCCCGGCCTCGACACCCCGCCGCTGCAGCCGGTGCCGCAGGACCATGTCATGACCCGCAGCTTCTACCTGATCGACGGCTTTCCCGGCCGCTATCAGGACCGCCAGCTCTGGATCGAATCCTCCGGTGTCGGCGAACAGGCCACACGGCGCGGCGACGGCGTCTCCGGCCTCATCATCGGCGATGCCGACTACCTCGCCGCATGGGCCATCGACGACAATGGTCGCCCCCTGCTCAGCGTCGATGGCGGCGACGAACAACGCGAAATGGCGCGCCGCTTTGGCGTGAACCTCATCATGTACGTGCTGACCGGCAACTATAAGGAAGACCAGGTCCACATCCCGGCCCTCCTCGAACGCCTCGGCGAAGGCGAGGATGGCGAGACCGCCCCCCCAGTCGGCGCGCCCGGCGAGATCGACCTTGAAGAGATCCTGCGCAGACAGGAGCAACAGCCCGAATGA